From the genome of Alkalimarinus coralli:
CTTGAATGAAAAGACTGTTGAGCGCGTAGACGAGTATCAGATAGACACTGAGCATGGCGAGTTCAAACTAGTCACCTATAAAGATACGATTCAAGGTGATACGCACCTTGCTATGGTAAAAGGCGATATTGATGCAGAGACCCCGGTTACCGTACGGGTTCATATGGCGGATACATTAAGGGACTTGTTAGGTGCAAGACAGCAAGGTTCTTCAAGCTGGCCGCTGCACCGGGCGTTGGACAAGGTGGCGTCAGAGGGGGTAGGGGTTGTTGTTCTGCTTGGAACTAACTCTGATGATGATCTTGAAGCACGTGTGACAGAATTTTTTGCACCTAAAAAGGCTCGCGGTTCTGCGCAAGCGGGCTCAGGTGTCTATCAAACAGTCGGTACAGGTTCTCAAATATTGAATGATTTGGGGGTGCGCAAAATGCAGCTACTTAGTGCGCCAATGAAGTTTTCTGCTATCTCCGGGTTTGATCTCGAAGTTGTGGAATATATACCTTATCAGCCATAGGCATTGAAGTGGCCGATGCAAACGCGGCGATTGCTTTGCGGGTAGTGTTTGAACGTTTTTTGATTTGAAATATCAGTGGGTTGCCACTTGTTAATGTTGGAGATTTAGATGTCGTCTATAAAAACGCATGAAGGTGATTTTAGAAATTGCAGCGGTCGCTATGCGATTGTCGTGGGCCGGTTTAACAGCTTTGTGGTCGAGAGTTTGTTGGAAGGAGCGATAGATACGCTAAAGCGCCATGGAATTGAAGAGAAAGATATCGAAATTTACCGTGTGCCAGGGGCTTTTGAGATCCCTGTGGCTGTTCAGAAAGTGGCGAAGACAGGCAAGTATGATGCTGTTATTGCTTTAGGTGCGGTTATTCGAGGCGGAACGCCTCATTTTGAGTATGTGGCTGGCGAGTGTGTTAAAGGGTTGGGTGCTGTATCCTTAAACCTCGAGTTACCCATCGTATTTGGGGTGCTTACGGTTGATAGCATTGAGCAGGCAATAGAGCGTTCTGGTACAAAAGCAGGAAATAAAGGTGGCGAAGCGGCTCTTTCTGCTCTGGAGATGGTTAGTTTGTTTAATGGTATGGGAGCGTAAGCCCTGTGAGCGAACAGTCCGCCAATAATTCTCAGAACTCTGCAAGATTGGGGATTGCGCAACGGCGCAAGTCGCGCTCTCTGGCGTTGCAGGCTTTGTATCAGTGGCAGCTTTCTGGTTCTGATGTCTCGCAAATTGAGGCTGAGTTTTCAGTTGATAATGATATGAGCAAGGTTGATGTCAGTTACTTCAGAGAGTTGCTGCGTGGCATTCCTAAAAACTTGTCTGATTTAA
Proteins encoded in this window:
- the ribH gene encoding 6,7-dimethyl-8-ribityllumazine synthase; this encodes MKTHEGDFRNCSGRYAIVVGRFNSFVVESLLEGAIDTLKRHGIEEKDIEIYRVPGAFEIPVAVQKVAKTGKYDAVIALGAVIRGGTPHFEYVAGECVKGLGAVSLNLELPIVFGVLTVDSIEQAIERSGTKAGNKGGEAALSALEMVSLFNGMGA